The genomic segment GTCATGGCAAGAAAGACTTCGAATCAATTGGAGCAACAAGCGCTTTTATCCAAAACATACAATTACTTGGATGGGAAGCTGGTATTGGAATGATTTGGCGTACTAATAGATTCATTTTTGACGACAAATTTGCGACTGATTTAGGTATTCCAAATGAGCAAAAAATTATCGGAACACTTCATCTAACAACACTTGCGGAAATTCCAGAACCGAAACCGCGGAGACCTTTGAATGATTGGGTAAAAGATTTAGCCGATTTGTAATATTGATGTTTCGTGAGTTTAGGGTTACAATGGTACAAGTGTAACAATTAAGGAGGCGAGCAAAATGGCAGTTCCAGCTAGACGTACGTCCAAAGCGAAGAAAAACAAGCGTCGTACGCATAAAGGCCTAACAGCACCAGGTTTGAGTCGCGATAGTGAAACAGGAGAATACCGGATGTCACACCGTATTTCACCCGATGGCACTTACAATGGTCGTACAATTATCGAAAAATAATAAATAGGCATATGGAGAGAGGGCGAATTTTCGTCTTCTTTTTTTTGTGTATTAATTTTAATTAACATATATTTCACGATAGATACAAAAAGTTTTCGATTGAGTGTTGGACGTTTTACTGCCTTGATACAAGGGGATTTATATAATAACGGTCCCATTAATGTATCAAAAAGAGGTGGATAATAAATGGGGAATAAAAAAGTGAAAAGAAAATTAGGTGCAAATATTTGGTGGATAGTTATTGTGGCTATTTTAGTTATTTTCGTAGCATATCTAGTGATGGGCTATGCGGCAAGAATTTAATCTTTTATAAAAAAGGGGGAATGAGGTGATGAATGCAAAAGAAGCCTACTTGCATAACATTCAAAAAGATATCGAATGGGATACAATATTATTTGCCACTAAAGTAGATCGAGACGGCGCTGCAATACAAACCTTCAATTCCCATCCGTTCTTGAAAATGAAGAAAGTTTGGGCGGACAACTTTTATACAATAGAAACTGCAGCCTGGTTAGCTAAAGCAGAATATATCATTTCAGAAATTGAACTTCCGCCTTTTTATATGAAAAGAAAAAATCAAATTTACATCCAGATATTTAATTTTAAAGAATGGAACAACAATATCGCTCGTCTACTGTTGCATGCAGATTTTATTGTTAAGCAACAAGAGCACGAGAAGCTGGAAAATATAAGAGGAATATTGAATGCTACAATATTACTGCTTGAAAATATAGCATCAACTAAGTTCAAAAAAGATCCTCCGAAAAAGCGTAGTAAAAAAATATCGTGATGTACTGTGGAGGATTCAAGAATAATGGTATCACTTCCTCTGCTATTAATTTAATGAAAAATATTAATAA from the Listeria seeligeri serovar 1/2b str. SLCC3954 genome contains:
- the rpmF gene encoding 50S ribosomal protein L32 codes for the protein MAVPARRTSKAKKNKRRTHKGLTAPGLSRDSETGEYRMSHRISPDGTYNGRTIIEK